CGCTCGATTTGATTATTGTGATCGCTCGGATTCAGGTCCGTCTTCGTCTCCAGCCGCTATGAGTAACCAGAAGAAGAGGAATTTCCAGATTGAGGCGTTCAAGCACCGCGTCGTCGTGGATCCCAAGTACGCCGACAAAACCTGGCAGATTCTCGAGCGCGCGATCCACCAGATTTACAATCAAGACGCCAGCGGTCTCAGCTTCGAGGAGCTTTACAGGtctcctctctctcttatctctcaGCGTTTCGTATCGTAGATTTGGATTGATTTTGAATCTTTGGCTCTCCAGAAACGCGTACAACATGGTTCTCCACAAGTTCGGCGAGAAGCTCTACACGGGGTTCATCGCCACCATGACTGGTCATCTCAAGGAGAAGGCGAGGCTCATCGAGGCGGCTCAGGGAGGAGCATTTCTCGAGGAGCTCAACAAGAAGTGGAACGAGCACAACAAGGCGTTGGAGATGATACGTGATATCCTCATGTATATGGATAGGACTTACATCGAGAGCACTAAGAagcctcatgttcatcccatgggGCTTAGTTTGTGGAGGGATAATGTAGTGCATTCGCCTAAGATACACGCGAGGCTTCTAAACACGCTTCTTGATCTTGTTTACAAGGAGAGGACTGGCGAGGTTATTGACAGGGGGTTGGTGAGGAATGTGACTAAGATGTTTATGGACTTGGGTGAGTCTGTGTATCAGGATGATTTCGAGAAGCCTTTCTTGGAGGCTTCTTCTGAGTTTTACAAGGTTGAGTCTCAGGAGTTTATTGAGAGTTGTGATTGTGGGGATTATTTGAAGAAGGCTGAGAAGCGTCTGACTGAGGAGATAGATAGGGTGGGACACTACTTGGATGCTAAGAGTGAAGACAAGATTACTAGTGTGGTTGAGAGAGAGATGATTGCTAACCACATGCAGAGGCTGGTTCACATGGAGAATTCTGGTCTTGTTAATATGCTGTTGAACGATAAGTATGAGGATTTGGGTAGGATGTACAACTTGTTCCGCAGGGTGACCAATGGTCTTGCTACTGTTAGGGATGTTATGACCTCGCATCTAAGGGAGATGGGGAAGCAACTGGTTACTGATCCGGAGAAGTCAAAGGATCCGGTGGAGTTCGTGCAGCGTTTATTGGATGAGAGGGATAAGTATGATAAGATCATCAGCACTGCGTTTGGCAATGATAAGACGTTTCAGAACGCGTCTAACTCTTCGTTCGAGTATTTCATCAACTTGAATACTCGTTCTCCTGAGTTCATCTCCTTGTTCGTTGATGACAAGCTAAGGAAAGGACTCAAGGGTATCGCAGATGTGGATGTGGAGGTCATCCTTGATAAAGTGATGATGCTGTTCCGCTACTTGCAAGAGAAAGACGTGTTTGAGAAGTACTACAAGCAGCATTTGGCTAAAAGGCTTCTCTCTGGCAAAACCGTGTCGGATGACGCAG
The sequence above is drawn from the Brassica napus cultivar Da-Ae chromosome A8, Da-Ae, whole genome shotgun sequence genome and encodes:
- the LOC125577138 gene encoding cullin-3A-like, whose product is MSNQKKRNFQIEAFKHRVVVDPKYADKTWQILERAIHQIYNQDASGLSFEELYRNAYNMVLHKFGEKLYTGFIATMTGHLKEKARLIEAAQGGAFLEELNKKWNEHNKALEMIRDILMYMDRTYIESTKKPHVHPMGLSLWRDNVVHSPKIHARLLNTLLDLVYKERTGEVIDRGLVRNVTKMFMDLGESVYQDDFEKPFLEASSEFYKVESQEFIESCDCGDYLKKAEKRLTEEIDRVGHYLDAKSEDKITSVVEREMIANHMQRLVHMENSGLVNMLLNDKYEDLGRMYNLFRRVTNGLATVRDVMTSHLREMGKQLVTDPEKSKDPVEFVQRLLDERDKYDKIISTAFGNDKTFQNASNSSFEYFINLNTRSPEFISLFVDDKLRKGLKGIADVDVEVILDKVMMLFRYLQEKDVFEKYYKQHLAKRLLSGKTVSDDAEKSLIVKLKTECGYQFTSKLEGMFTDMKTSEDTMRGFYGSHPELSEGPSLTVQVLTTGSWPTQPAVPCNLPAEVSVLCEKFRSYYLGTHTGRRLSWQTNMGTADIKAVFGKGQKHELNVSTFQMCVLMLFNNSDRLSYKEIEQATEIPAPELKRCLQSLACVKGKNVIKKEPMSKDIGEDDLFVVNDKFTSKFYKVKIGTVVAQKETEPEKQETRQRVEEDRKPQIEAAIVRIMKSRKILDHNNIIAEVTKQLQPRFLANPTEIKKRIESLIERDFLERDNTDRKLYRYLA